One Ignisphaera sp. DNA window includes the following coding sequences:
- a CDS encoding 4Fe-4S binding protein, translated as MAQLTMLKEVVKSLFSKPSTEPLAEVEKGVFSPYSRGYPVLIPEKCTGCSLCAMNCPSNAITMKIVGEKNVGGRTLPVRRPEFNYFKCIYCGLCAQVCQFNAIEMRRELVILRPGSKC; from the coding sequence ATGGCACAGTTGACAATGTTGAAGGAAGTTGTGAAGAGCCTTTTTTCAAAACCATCTACAGAGCCTCTGGCAGAGGTAGAAAAAGGTGTTTTTAGCCCATATAGCAGAGGATACCCCGTATTAATACCAGAGAAATGCACTGGTTGTTCACTATGCGCTATGAACTGCCCTAGCAATGCCATAACAATGAAGATTGTCGGTGAGAAGAATGTTGGTGGCAGGACATTGCCAGTTAGAAGACCAGAGTTCAATTACTTCAAATGTATATACTGTGGTTTATGTGCACAAGTTTGCCAGTTTAATGCTATTGAAATGAGGAGAGAACTAGTCATATTGAGGCCGGGGTCAAAATGCTAG